From a region of the Theobroma cacao cultivar B97-61/B2 chromosome 8, Criollo_cocoa_genome_V2, whole genome shotgun sequence genome:
- the LOC18591860 gene encoding phosphoglycerate mutase-like protein 1 has protein sequence MDTTAAQFPYPWQRCKIIHLVRHGQAMHNVEGDINREALLSPHLFDAELSPLGLQQVDRLRKEVHASGMLKRIELVVTSPLYRTMQTAIGVFGGESLGEGGNDNFSAISAVSWPQIMAVELCRDKMMDGEEDSLWNPDVREPDEKVSVRMAQFMKWLWTRPEQEIVIVSHGIILQHILYVLGNDSHPTVRSALCQRFGNCELRSVVIVDKSLMGSDSPL, from the exons ATGGATACCACAGCAGCTCAATTTCCATACCCATGGCAGCGTTGCAAAATCATTCACTTG GTGAGGCACGGACAAGCTATGCATAATGTAGAAGGAGACATTAATCGTGAGGCACTGTTGTCTCCTCACCTATTTGATGCAGAACTCTCCCCACTTGGCCTGCAGCAg GTTGATAGACTGCGAAAGGAAGTTCATGCTAGTGGGATGCTGAAGAGGATTGAGTTAGTCGTCACTTCCCCTTTGTACAG AACAATGCAAACAGCTATTGGAGTTTTTGGTGGTGAAAGCCTTGGAGAAGGAGGGAATGACAACTTTTCTGCAATATCAGCTGTCAGTTGGCCCCAAATTATGGCAGTTGAGCTTTGTCGAGACAAAATG ATGGATGGGGAAGAGGATTCTCTGTGGAACCCGGACGTTCGAGAGCCCGATGAAAAAGTTTCTGTGAGGATGGCCCAGTTTATGAAATG GCTGTGGACAAGGCCAGAGCAGGAGATTGTTATTGTGAGCCATGGCATAATCCTGCAGCATATACTGTATGTACTTGGAAATGACTCCCACCCAACAGTTAGATCAGCTTTATGCCAACG CTTTGGCAATTGTGAGCTTCGTTCGGTGGTCATCGTGGACAAAAG CCTTATGGGATCGGATTCACCTCTTTGA
- the LOC18591861 gene encoding phosphoglycerate mutase-like protein 1: MDKFAAAPSPYPFASYKVLHLVRHAQGVHNLESEKSRDPLTSFEYFDAELSSQGWQQVCDQRRYVCASGLLEKIEVVITSPMTRTLQTAVGIFRGEGQPADRFYVTPFEEENVKNAETSTFNRLPIISYELCRERMGKYECDKRRSISLYRSRFPDVDFSLIESEDDVLWKGEKESHEAVVARGMKFIKWLCGRKEKEIAVVSHGVFLQQAMTELIKSNKCCPLMEGDPLSRFKNCEIRSIAIFYESVMGLESDSLPTTIHCGRIPYGLELPRDSAKENISVEEVTN; the protein is encoded by the exons ATGGATAAATTTGCAGCAGCTCCATCCCCATACCCGTTTGCCAGTTATAAAGTTCTTCATCTG GTGAGGCATGCACAAGGAGTCCACAATCTAGAATCAGAGAAGAGTCGTGATCCACTAAcatcatttgaatattttgacGCTGAACTCTCCTCTCAGGGCTGGCAGCAG GTTTGTGATCAGCGGAGATATGTTTGTGCAAGTGGACTGCTTGAGAAGATTGAGGTCGTCATCACTTCCCCTATGACAAG GACATTACAAACAGCAGTTGGAATTTTTCGTGGAGAAGGCCAGCCGGCTGATCGGTTCTATGTTACTCCGTTTGAGGAGGAAAATGTAAAGAATGCTGAGACATCGACTTTCAATCGCCTACCAATCATATCATATGAACTTTGTCGAGAACGTATG GGAAAATATGAATGTGACAAGAGAAGATCCATCAGCCTGTACCGTTCTCGTTTCCCTGATGTTGATTTTTCATTG ATTGAAAGTGAAGATGACGTTTTGtggaaaggagaaaaagaatcCCATGAAGCAGTTGTAGCTAGAGGAATGAAGTTCATCAAATG GTTGTGTGGACGAAAGGAAAAGGAGATAGCAGTGGTCAGCCATGGTGTGTTCCTGCAGCAAGCAATGACTGAACTTATTAAGAGCAATAAGTGTTGCCCCTTAATGGAAGGTGATCCACTCAGCCG ATTTAAAAATTGTGAAATCCGATCCATAGCCATTTTTTATGAAAG CGTAATGGGTTTGGAATCAGATTCCTTACCAACCACTATCCATTGTGGACGAATCCCTTACGGGCTTGAGCTCCCAAGAGATTCTGCCAAGGAGAATATATCAGTGGAGGAAGTGACCAACTGA
- the LOC18591863 gene encoding phosphoglycerate mutase-like protein 1 produces the protein MTIASCNIQLPSSSYYSSCWCISPSTFPKPKPKQLSFNRTTASLSDMDATTNPGLYPLQRCKTLHLVRHAQGIHNVAGEKDHAAYLSEELFDAHLTPLGWQQVDNLRKHVQETGLSKKIDLVIVSPLLRTMQTAVGAFGGEGYRDGIDIPPLMVENAGESHHPAISSLNCPPFVAVELCREHLGVHPCDRRKSINEYRPLFPAIDFSLIESNEDILWEANTREKNEEVAVRGMKFLNWLWTRKEREIAVVTHSGFLYHTLSAFGSDCHPAVKNDICKHFANCELRSVVIVDKSMMGSDPATTNYPGKIPSGLDLPSDVADEKHAEEGVAK, from the exons ATGACCATTGCCAGTTGTAACATTCAATTACCATCATCTTCTTATTATTCCTCCTGCTGGTGTATTTCCCCCTCTACCTTTCCAAAGCCAAAACCAAAACAACTTTCTTTCAACCGTACCACTGCTTCTCTCTCGG ATATGGATGCAACAACCAACCCAGGACTATACCCTTTGCAACGTTGTAAAACACTGCATCTG GTGAGGCATGCTCAGGGGATTCATAATGTAGCAGGGGAAAAAGATCATGCCGCTTATTTATCTGAAGAGCTTTTCGATGCCCATCTCACGCCACTTGGCTGGCAGCAG GTTGATAATCTGCGCAAGCATGTTCAAGAAACCGGGCTTTCCAAGAAGATTGATTTGGTCATTGTATCCCCTTTGCTCAG GACTATGCAAACTGCAGTGGGAGCCTTTGGTGGTGAAGGGTATAGGGATGGGATAGACATACCTCCACTGATGGTGGAAAATGCAGGGGAAAGTCACCATCCTGCAATTTCAAGTCTGAATTGCCCTCCATTTGTAGCAGTTGAGCTTTGCCGGGAACATTTG GGAGTCCATCCATGTGATAGAAGAAAAAGCATCAACGAGTATCGGCCTCTCTTTCCTGCAATTGATTTTTCTCTG ATAGAAAGCAATGAGGATATTTTGTGGGAAGCTAATACTAGagaaaagaatgaagaagttGCAGTTAGAGGAATGAAATTCTTGAACTG GTTGTGGACGCGAAAAGAGAGGGAAATTGCAGTTGTTACCCACAGTGGATTCTTGTACCATACCTTAAGTGCTTTTGGGAGTGATTGTCATCCAGCTGTGAAGAATGACATATGCAAACA CTTTGCGAATTGTGAGCTTCGCTCTGTAGTTATTGTTGATAAAAG TATGATGGGATCAGATCCCGCAACAACTAACTATCCTGGAAAAATCCCTAGTGGACTTGATCTTCCAAGTGATGTTGCTGATGAGAAGCATGCAGAGGAAGGAGTGGCCAAGTAG
- the LOC18591864 gene encoding transcription factor bHLH93 — MEFNEQSFLEELLALRRDSWDTIPTEMNEIFSSGWNFDCFDENPASFLPNSFCQEFSVPLQQDFNYNFNEVHCPFGDEFSAPQVTDSSNNTFDTPPFPVQEDYSLNMVEEGESGFLADELHKLDVQAACKAEPIQSPEEPVFNMGTCIDRKNRAKKLAGQPSKNLMAERRRRKRLNDRLSMLRSIVPKISKMDRTSILGDTIDYMKELLERIKSLQQEIEAGSNELNVAHIFKDVKPNEILVRNTPKFEVERRNVDTRIEICCTGKPGLMLSTVTTLESLGLEIQQCVISCFNDFAMQASCSEDLEQRTLLSSEDIKQALFRNAGYGGRCL; from the exons atggAGTTTAATGAGCAAAGTTTCTTAGAGGAATTATTAGCTCTAAGAAGAGACAGTTGGGACACAATTCCAACagaaatgaatgagattttCTCTAGTGGCTGGAACTTTGATTGCTTTGATGAGAACCCTGCTAGCTTTCTTCCAAATTCATTCTGCCAAGAATTCTCCGTGCCTTTACAGCAAGACTTCAATTACAACTTCAATGAAGTCCACTGTCCATTTGGCGATGAATTCTCTGCACCACAAGTAACAGATTCATCAAATAACACATTTGATACCCCACCATTTCCGGTTCAAGAAGATTACTCGTTGAATATGGTGGAGGAAGGAGAATCAGGCTTCCTTGCAGATGAACTTCACAAGTTGGATGTCCAAGCTGCTTGCAAAGCTGAGCCTATTCAATCACCTGAAGAACCAGTTTTCAACATGGGAACCTGTATAGACCGCAAGAACCGAGCTAAGAAGTTGGCGGGGCAGCCATCGAAGAATCTAATGGCAgagagaaggagaagaaagcGGCTGAATGATCGGCTTTCGATGTTAAGGTCAATTGTTCCTAAGATAAGCAAG ATGGACAGGACATCCATACTTGGAGATACTATAGATTACATGAAAGAGCTCCTGGAGAGGATCAAAAGTTTGCAGCAAGAAATTGAAGCAGGTTCAAATGAGTTAAACGTGGCTCACATTTTCAAGGATGtaaaaccaaatgaaatctTAGTGAGAAATACACCAAAG TTTGAGGTGGAAAGAAGAAATGTGGATACAAGGATTGAGATTTGTTGCACAGGAAAACCAGGACTGATGTTGTCAACTGTAACAACCTTGGAATCATTAGGCCTTGAGATTCAACAATGTGTTATCAGCTGTTTCAATGATTTTGCAATGCAAGCGTCCTGCTCAGag GACTTGGAACAGAGAACATTACTAAGCTCTGAAGACATAAAGCAGGCACTGTTTAGAAATGCAGGTTATGGAGGAAGATGTTTGTAG
- the LOC18591865 gene encoding uncharacterized protein At5g65660, translating into MKEEERRMENEESSSRPSIGFPLGLALLLILLLCISGFLICYLKWHKLRALILRSSEDDNDDIQSDINHSPAVQAASPVLKPKPSTGGQTLAVLMPGDQVPRFIAMASPCAPAMMEKITITVQKPPALPVPFYYS; encoded by the exons atgaaggaagaagaaagaaggatGGAGAACGAAGAATCGTCAAGCAGGCCGTCTATAGGGTTTCCTCTTGGTTTAGCCCTGCTTTTGATCTTGTTATTATGCATAAGCGGGTTTCTCATTTGTTACCTCAAATGGCACAAGCTTCGGGCCCTCATCCTCCGATCCTCCGAGGATGACAACGACGATATTCAATCAGATATCAATCACTCACCGGCCGTTCAAGCTGCATCTCCTGTCCTG AAACCAAAGCCAAGTACTGGAGGGCAGACCCTGGCGGTTTTGATGCCAGGGGATCAGGTACCAAGGTTCATAGCAATGGCTAGTCCATGTGCGCCAGCGATGATGGAAAAGATTACGATAACAGTACAGAAGCCTCCAGCTCTTCCAGTGCCGTTTTATTACTCGTAA